Below is a genomic region from Demequina sp. NBRC 110054.
CGCTCGCGAAGTCCGCCGAGGCGGGCGTCGAGTGGTGGGCGTGGGCGCTGCGCCACGAGCGTGAGTTCCAGGCGGCCTATGAGGCGGTCGGCGTGCTCCAGCCCGACTCCGAGCCCCGCGCGACGGGTCACATGCCCGAGATCATCGCGCTCATCGCGCTGCTGATCGAGCGCGGTCATGCGTACGAGCACGAGGGCTCGGTGTACTTCGACGTGCAGTCGTACCCCGAGTACGGCTCGCTCACGCGCCAGGCACTTGAGGACCTTGAGCCCGCGGCCGACGCCCCGACGGACGCCAAGCGCGACCCGCGCGACTTCGCGCTGTGGAAGGCGACCAAGGCCGGCGAGCCCGACACCGCCGCGTGGGCCTCCCCGTGGGGCCCCGGCCGACCCGGCTGGCACATCGAGTGCTCCGCGATGGCGAGGCGCTACCTGGGCGAGACGTTCGACATCCACGGCGGCGGCCTGGACCTGCGCTTCCCGCACCACGAGAACGAGCAGGCGCAGTCGCGTGCGGCCGGCTACGGCTTCGCGCAGATGTGGCTGCACTCCGCGTGGGTGACCCAGTCCGGCGAGAAGATGTCGAAGTCGCTCGGCAACGGCATGGGCGTCGACGAGGTGCTCGCCGACCACAGCGCCGCCGCGCTGCGCCTCGCGCTCGGCCAGGTCCACTACCGCTCGATGATCGAGTGGTCGGACAAGACCATGGACGATGCGGAGACCACCTGGTCGCGCCTGTCCGGCTTCGTGGCGCGCGCCTCGGAGCGGGTCGGCGCGCCCACGCCCTCCGAGGTCGCGGCCGCCGAGCTGCCCGCGCCCTTCGTCGAGGCGATGGACGACGACCTGTCCGTCCCGCGCGCGATGGCGCACATCCACGACACCGTGCGCGGCGGCAACGCGGCGCTCACCGCGGGGGACGACGCCGCGGTCAGGACGAGCCTGCTCGCCGTGCGCGCGATGCTCGACACGCTGGGACTGGACCCCGCATCGTCCCTGTGGGCGTCCGGGGCGAAGGATGCGGAGCCCGCGCTCAAGGCGCTCGAGGTGCTCGTCGGCGCGGACCTGGCCAAGCGCGCGCAGGCGCGGGCCGAGAAGGACTGGAGCGCCGCGGACGAGATCCGCGACCGGCTGCAGGCCGCAGGAATCATCATCGAGGACGGCGCCGACGGCGCCCGCTGGTCGCTGGCCGAGGAGGGCTGACATGGCAGGGAACTCACAGCGTCGAGGCGCGACCCGCAACGCGGGATCCAAGAAGGGCGCACAGGTCGGCACCGGCGGCCATGGCCGCAAGGCTCTCGAGGGCAAGGGCCCCACGCCCAAGGCCGAGGAGCGGCCGTATCACAAGAAGTACAAGGACAAGCAGCGGGCCGAGCGCGAGGCCGCCAAGAAGCCCGCGCCGCGCGGCAAGCAGGCGCCCCGTCACCGCACGTCCGGCTCCGACGAGCTCGCGATCGGCCGCAACAGCGTGCTCGAGGCGATGCGCATGGGGATCCCCGCGACCGCGCTGTACGTGTTCAACCGCATCGACGCCGACGACCGCATCACCGAGATCGTCGGGCTCGCGGTGGACGCCGGCATCGAGGTGCGCGAGGTCACCAAGGCGACGCTCGACGGGCTCGCCGGCGGCAGCCCGCACCAGGGCGTCGCGCTCGAGGTGCCGCCGTACTCCTACGCGGACCCGCAGGACCTGCTCGAGGGCGAGTCGCCCGTCCGCATCGTCGTGCTCGACCACATCCAGGACCCGAGGAATCTGGGCGCGATCCTGCGCTCGGCGGGGGCGTTCGGCGCGACCGGTGTCGTCATCCCCGAGCGCCGCTCCGCGTCGGTGACTGTCGCGGCGTGGAAGGTGTCCGCCGGTGCGGCGGCGCGTGTGCCCGTGGCCCGCGCGACCAACATCGCCCGCACGCTCGAGGACTACAAGAAGGCCGGGGTCTTCGCGATCGGCCTCGACGGCGGCGGCGACGTGGACCTCCACGAGTCGAACCTGCTCGACGGACCGCTCGCGATCGTCGTCGGCTCCGAGGGCGACGGGCTGTCGCGCCTCGTGTCCGAGAAGTGCGACCAGATCGTGTCGATCCCGATCGCCGCGACGACCGAGAGCCTCAACGCCTCGGTCGCGACGTCGATCGCTCTGTACGAGGCCGCGCGCGCGATCGCCTAGCGGGTCGCGGGGCGATCGCGCCGGCGGCTACTCGCGCGCGGCGGCCCCGGCGGTGCCGCGACGCCTCGTCGGCGCCTACTCCTCGTCGGCGGTCTCGACCGTGCCGAGGTCGTCCTCGAGCGCCTCGGCGGCTCGCTCCGCCTGCGTGCGAGGCCGCTCGGGCGCAGGCCTGAGCGTCGACACGCGGGTGACCGATGCGGGCTCCTCCTCGGCGGGCTCGGGCACGCCGCCCCACGCGTGGGTGTTGTCGTTCGCGTACGGGTCGCGCACCGCGTAGCTCGAGCCGACCTCAGCGGTGAGCGCGGGCAGCTCGGCCGTCATCTCCGCGATCGACAGGCCCAGCACGGCATGCTCATCGGCCTTCGTGGGGAGCACGTTCTTGAGGTACGAGGCGGTCGCCACCGGCATCGGCACGTCCTTGCCCGCGGCCTGCGCGAGGTACCACCGGTGGTCGAGCACCTCGTGGAAGACCTGCGCGGGCTCGAGCTTGCCCCGCAGCTTGCGCGGCACCGCGCGAACGGTCGGCTCGAAGATGTGGGTCAGCCACTCGTGCGCCGCGAAGGTCTCGTCGGCCTTGTGCCCGCGCTCGGTCTCATGGACCACGCGGTACTCCTCCATGTCGTTGAGGAGCCGGCGGGCCTGGTTCTCCTGGACGTCGAGGCCCGTGAGGCGCATGAGGCGGCGCGAGTGGAAGCCCGCGTCGACGACCTTGGGGCGCAGCGTGACCGCCGTGCCGTCCTCGGTCTGCTGCATGTCGATCTCGCCCAGGTCGAAGCCCAGGGCGTTGAGCGCGCGCACGCGCTCCGCGACCTGGAACGGGACGTTCGAGGTGATGGTCTCGGTCGAGGTCAGCGCGGTCCACAGCTCGCGGTAGCGGGACTCGAGGCGCGTGCCGATGTCGAACGGATCGACGGACTCGTCGAGGTCCTCGGACTCCTGGAGGTCGAGCAGCTCGCCCACGATGTTGGTGGTTGCCGTGTCGAGGTCGTAGGCGCGCTGGCCGTCCGTGAGCTTGGGGTGCATGTCGCCGGTCTCCGCGTCCACGAGGTACGCGGAGAACGCCGAGGCGTCGCGACGGAACAGCGCGTTCGACAGTGAGACGTCGCCCCAGTAGAAGCCCGCGAGGTGCAGCCGCACCACGAGGATCGACAGCGCGTCGATGAGGCGAGTGAGGGTGCCGGTGCGCAGCGCCGAGGAGAAGATCGCGCGGTACGGCAGCGAGTACGCGAGGTGCTCGGTCACGAGCGCGGCCGACAGCTCCTGGCCTGACGCGCTCTGGCGACCGGTGACGACCGCGACGGGCTTCACGCACGGGGCCTCCATGCGCTCGAGCTCGCGCAGCATGTGGAACTCGCGGTGCGCGATCTCGGGGTTGGTCTCCTTGACGGCGAGCACGCCGTCCCCGTGGCGGACGAATCGCACGACGTGCCGCGAGAGGCCGCGAGGCAGCGCGGCGATGCGCTCCTCGGGCCAGGCGCTCAGCGGGACGTCCCAGGGCAGTTCCATGAGGCCCGCGTCGGCGGCCCCCGTGATCAGCAGCGGCATGGCCACAGCCTACGCGGGGGAGGCGACAGCGACGCGCGACCTTGAGCCCGCATCGTCCCTGGACCACGGGAAGGGAGCCGGACGATGCGGAAGGTGCCGTCCCCATCGTCCCCGTCGCCGCATCGTCCCTGGACACAGCAGAAGGGGCGGCCCGGGGAGCTGGATCTCTCCAGTCCCGGACCGCCCCTTCAGGCGCTAGCGGTGTGCCTTACGCGGAAGGCATCGCGGCCGACGACGCGGCCGACGGGCTGATGCGCTTGCCGGTCGAGGCCGAGAACGCGTGCTGCTCGCCCTCGCGGATGGTGACCCACATCGTGGAGCCCTTCTCCGGGACGTCGCGCGGGTCGACGCGGACGATGACCTCGCCCGTGCCGCCGAACTTCGGCTCCGCGAGCGTGGTCGCAAGGGCCGGAAGCTGGCCGTAGACGAACGCGTCGGAGCCGAGCTCCTCGACGACGACGACCTCGATGGGCAGCGCGCCCTCCGTGTTCGGCGCGACGCGGTCCATGGACTCAGGACGCCAGCCGAGGACGATCTCGCCCTTGTCGTCGTCCGTGAGGTTCGCGACGGTCTCGCGCTTGAGCGGGACGCGGGCGGGGCCGACGATGGCCTTGCCGTCCTCGATCGCGAAGGTCGAGATGTTCATGGCCGGCGAGCCGATGAAGCCGGCGACGAAGACGTTCGCCGGGGCGTCGTACATGTCGCGCGGGGTGCCGACCTGCTGCAGCACGCCGTCCTTGAGGACCGCGATGCGGTCACCCATCGTGAGGGCCTCGACCTGGTCGTGGGTCACGTAGACGGTGGTGGTGCCGAGGCGACGCTGGAGCGCGGCGATCTGCGTACGGGTCTGGACGCGGAGCTTGGCGTCGAGGTTCGACAGCGGCTCGTCCATGAGGAACACCTGCGGCTGACGCACGATCGCGCGACCCATGGCGACACGCTGGCGCTGACCACCCGAGAGGGCCTTCGGCTTGCGGTCCAGGTACTCGGTGAGGTCGAGGATCTTCGCGGCCTCCTCGACGCGCTTGCGGATCTCCGACTTGTCGACCTTGGCGATCTTGAGCGCGAAGCCCATGTTGTCGGCCACGGTCATGTGCGGGTAGAGCGCGTAGGACTGGAACACCATCGCGATGTCGCGGTCCTTGGGCTGCACGTGCGTGACGTCGCGGTCGCCGACCCAGATCGAGCCCTTGTCCACGTCCTCGAGGCCTGCGAGCATGCGCAGCGAGGTGGACTTACCGCAACCAGACGGTCCAACGAGGACGAGGAACTCGCCATCGGCGATGTCCAGGTCGAGCGAGTCGACCGCGGGACGCTCGGTGCCCGGGTAGATACGCGAGGCCTTGTCGTAAGTGACAGTTGCCATTTCAAATGGTCCCTTCACCGGCAGGTACGTGCCGGACGATCCGTAGTGAAGAGTGCCCTGTGGTGTCCACATTGACACTTCGCGCACGACAGGGATGCCGTGAGCGAGGCCCATTGTGTCATAGGTTCGCGGCACCCGTACAGCAGGACCTTCGTCCCTTCTGGCCCGTCTGTCCGGGTCGGTCGACGGGACGATGCGGCGGTGGGCGCGCGGGACGATGCGGCGGTGGGCGCGCGGGACGATGCGGCCCGGGCTGGCGGGAGGCGCGGCCCCGGCTGGCGGGCGCTCCCGCGCGGAGCCAGGGACGATGCGGCCCGGACCACGGGGTGACGGGTGCCGGTACCGTGGGCGCATGGCGGGACTGCGACGCGAGGTCGGCGATGAGATCGGCGGGTACGTCGTGCGAGAGACCCTGGGGAGGGGCGGCTCGGGCGCCGTCTACCTGGTGGAGGACGGCGGTGGGCAGCGCGCGGCGCTCAAGCTCGTCGACGCGGCGGAGGACCCGATCGCGGGCGAGCGGCTCGCCCGCGAGGTCCGCGCCCTGCAGTCGCTGCGGCACCCCGCGGTCCCGCATGTGCTCGACGCCGAGCTCGACGGCGACGAGACCTTCGTCGTCTCGGAGTACATCCCCGGGCTGTCGCTGTTCGATCACGTGCAGAAGAACGGCCCGCTCGCAGGAGCCGCGCTCGCCGACATGGCCGAGAGCATCGCCTCCGCGCTCGAGGCCGCGCACGCCGCGGGGGTCGTGCACCGCGATGTGACGCCCGCCAACGTGATGATGGGGCCGCGCGGACCCGTGCTGATCGACTTCGGCCTCGCGCACCGCGAGGACGACGCGCGGCTCACCCGCGAGGGCCTCGTGAGCGGCACCGCGGGGTACGTCGCGCCCGAGGTGATCGACGGGGTCGAGCCCGGTCCGGTCGCCGACCTCTGGGCCTGGGCCGCCACCGTCGCGTACGCGATGACGGGGCGCGCGCCGTTCGGCACCGGTGCCGGAGCGATCTCCCGGACGCTCGACGGCCAGGTGGACCTGCCGCATCGTCCGGGTGCCGAGGCCCTCGAGGCCGCGCTCGGCAAGGACATCGACTCCCGTCCGTCGCCCGCCCAGGTCGTCGCCGCGCTGCGTGGCAGCACGCAGGTGCTGGACCGCGGCGCTGGTGCCGCGGCGCTCGCGAGCACGACCGTGATGCCCGCCCGGGAGGACGCCTGGGGCCCGTCGGACGGCGACACGACGGTCCTCGAGCCGTACCGCGAGGACGACACCGTGACGCTCGAGCCGTACGACGACCAGGACGACGAGGGCGCCGGGGACGACGACGGCGACTGGGCCGGGGGCGAGGGCGCCGACTGGGAGGACGAGGACGCCGACGCGGCGGACGGCGAGGCC
It encodes:
- a CDS encoding DUF4032 domain-containing protein, whose amino-acid sequence is MPLLITGAADAGLMELPWDVPLSAWPEERIAALPRGLSRHVVRFVRHGDGVLAVKETNPEIAHREFHMLRELERMEAPCVKPVAVVTGRQSASGQELSAALVTEHLAYSLPYRAIFSSALRTGTLTRLIDALSILVVRLHLAGFYWGDVSLSNALFRRDASAFSAYLVDAETGDMHPKLTDGQRAYDLDTATTNIVGELLDLQESEDLDESVDPFDIGTRLESRYRELWTALTSTETITSNVPFQVAERVRALNALGFDLGEIDMQQTEDGTAVTLRPKVVDAGFHSRRLMRLTGLDVQENQARRLLNDMEEYRVVHETERGHKADETFAAHEWLTHIFEPTVRAVPRKLRGKLEPAQVFHEVLDHRWYLAQAAGKDVPMPVATASYLKNVLPTKADEHAVLGLSIAEMTAELPALTAEVGSSYAVRDPYANDNTHAWGGVPEPAEEEPASVTRVSTLRPAPERPRTQAERAAEALEDDLGTVETADEE
- the cysS gene encoding cysteine--tRNA ligase, with protein sequence MTLHLFDTAAREARPLTPVTPGKVGIYLCGPTVQSSPHIGHLRAAVAFDVLQRWLMRKGLNVTMVRNVTDIDDKTLAKSAEAGVEWWAWALRHEREFQAAYEAVGVLQPDSEPRATGHMPEIIALIALLIERGHAYEHEGSVYFDVQSYPEYGSLTRQALEDLEPAADAPTDAKRDPRDFALWKATKAGEPDTAAWASPWGPGRPGWHIECSAMARRYLGETFDIHGGGLDLRFPHHENEQAQSRAAGYGFAQMWLHSAWVTQSGEKMSKSLGNGMGVDEVLADHSAAALRLALGQVHYRSMIEWSDKTMDDAETTWSRLSGFVARASERVGAPTPSEVAAAELPAPFVEAMDDDLSVPRAMAHIHDTVRGGNAALTAGDDAAVRTSLLAVRAMLDTLGLDPASSLWASGAKDAEPALKALEVLVGADLAKRAQARAEKDWSAADEIRDRLQAAGIIIEDGADGARWSLAEEG
- a CDS encoding serine/threonine-protein kinase, translated to MAGLRREVGDEIGGYVVRETLGRGGSGAVYLVEDGGGQRAALKLVDAAEDPIAGERLAREVRALQSLRHPAVPHVLDAELDGDETFVVSEYIPGLSLFDHVQKNGPLAGAALADMAESIASALEAAHAAGVVHRDVTPANVMMGPRGPVLIDFGLAHREDDARLTREGLVSGTAGYVAPEVIDGVEPGPVADLWAWAATVAYAMTGRAPFGTGAGAISRTLDGQVDLPHRPGAEALEAALGKDIDSRPSPAQVVAALRGSTQVLDRGAGAAALASTTVMPAREDAWGPSDGDTTVLEPYREDDTVTLEPYDDQDDEGAGDDDGDWAGGEGADWEDEDADAADGEARWDEVISGEIDQHGEASELVEESAPVPGRPIMLGAMTIAVSALAALAPVVVLLGVIVAAIVARGVHRRAASLAASRARRGKRRGDAVVHTIGMPWHLLRGMLELVPSVLLGALVGVGAGALMWWLVSSELIASATEAGQTWGHAGALAFGALAVAATMWVGPWSGGTRDGSRRLAYAVAPTTGVAAAWVVVAIVAVGVVAVAVYTQAEPWWWPISDVSGWTWAAPEALAWG
- the rlmB gene encoding 23S rRNA (guanosine(2251)-2'-O)-methyltransferase RlmB produces the protein MAGNSQRRGATRNAGSKKGAQVGTGGHGRKALEGKGPTPKAEERPYHKKYKDKQRAEREAAKKPAPRGKQAPRHRTSGSDELAIGRNSVLEAMRMGIPATALYVFNRIDADDRITEIVGLAVDAGIEVREVTKATLDGLAGGSPHQGVALEVPPYSYADPQDLLEGESPVRIVVLDHIQDPRNLGAILRSAGAFGATGVVIPERRSASVTVAAWKVSAGAAARVPVARATNIARTLEDYKKAGVFAIGLDGGGDVDLHESNLLDGPLAIVVGSEGDGLSRLVSEKCDQIVSIPIAATTESLNASVATSIALYEAARAIA
- a CDS encoding ABC transporter ATP-binding protein; its protein translation is MATVTYDKASRIYPGTERPAVDSLDLDIADGEFLVLVGPSGCGKSTSLRMLAGLEDVDKGSIWVGDRDVTHVQPKDRDIAMVFQSYALYPHMTVADNMGFALKIAKVDKSEIRKRVEEAAKILDLTEYLDRKPKALSGGQRQRVAMGRAIVRQPQVFLMDEPLSNLDAKLRVQTRTQIAALQRRLGTTTVYVTHDQVEALTMGDRIAVLKDGVLQQVGTPRDMYDAPANVFVAGFIGSPAMNISTFAIEDGKAIVGPARVPLKRETVANLTDDDKGEIVLGWRPESMDRVAPNTEGALPIEVVVVEELGSDAFVYGQLPALATTLAEPKFGGTGEVIVRVDPRDVPEKGSTMWVTIREGEQHAFSASTGKRISPSAASSAAMPSA